A window of the Tunturibacter empetritectus genome harbors these coding sequences:
- a CDS encoding response regulator transcription factor yields MSIRHNTSEDNVLVQDRVKITPLRIMIVDDHPMVREGLAGILERQEMVIVGVAATGRQAIEMFAQYLPDILLLDLRLPDQSGIKVMRKILADRPDAKIIFLSSSQGDASIFDAISNGASGYLVKGIDGATLGESIRRVWAGGRCLSPEAAERLSQHVASKKLSEREIEVLQLISKGNSNKEIARLLFVTEDTIKMHVKKILGKLPANDRTQAVVIAIQRGLLDV; encoded by the coding sequence GTGAGCATTCGACATAATACTTCGGAAGACAACGTACTCGTCCAAGACCGCGTGAAGATTACGCCGCTCCGCATCATGATCGTCGATGACCACCCTATGGTGCGAGAAGGACTTGCCGGCATTCTCGAGCGGCAGGAGATGGTGATCGTCGGAGTAGCGGCAACCGGACGCCAGGCCATCGAGATGTTCGCTCAATATCTGCCCGACATCTTGTTACTCGATCTAAGACTTCCCGATCAGAGCGGTATCAAGGTGATGCGCAAAATCCTGGCCGACCGCCCCGATGCAAAGATCATCTTTCTGAGCTCCTCGCAAGGTGATGCGAGCATCTTCGATGCAATCTCCAACGGCGCCTCCGGATACCTGGTAAAGGGAATCGACGGCGCCACGCTCGGCGAAAGCATCCGCCGAGTATGGGCTGGCGGACGCTGCCTGTCGCCCGAGGCGGCCGAGAGGTTATCACAGCATGTCGCCTCGAAGAAGCTAAGCGAGCGGGAGATTGAAGTGCTGCAACTTATCTCCAAGGGCAACAGCAATAAGGAGATCGCCCGGCTGCTCTTTGTAACCGAAGACACGATCAAGATGCATGTAAAGAAGATCCTGGGGAAGCTTCCTGCGAATGACCGGACCCAGGCGGTCGTGATCGCCATTCAGCGCGGTCTGCTGGACGTTTGA
- a CDS encoding Ig-like domain repeat protein has product MGKGISLAAVRGLLAVIVSFSLPALAIGQVTPQITQRVDASVRTQISGTVHPLANTQNDRGRVDASLAMKDMVLTLHASATQKAQLKQLADDLHNASSASYHHWLTPAQFGAQYGAADSDVKAASDWLTTNGFKIEEVSAAKTWIRFSGVAQQVEQAFGTEIHKYSVEDVTHYANATALSLPAALAPAVSGVVSINNFLKHPQHVTPGTVARSEDGKLVRVKGSTAAPSTAGVDTMLAAGPAFTSTGSQEENYLAPGDFAKLYNTTSLINAGVNGEGVSIAIVGRSDISLSDVEAFRKLFKLPFNDPKITYATTDPGVISGDDEEAILDVEWSGAVAPKANINFVIGASTLTTDGVDISAAYIVDHALAPIMSISFGECESEIGATEMAFYHDLWQQASVEGITVLVSSGDGGSSGCVIPSEYRASPFGLGVNGLASTPYNVAVGGTELNDVDTNTYWNIANGPNLSSIKGYVPETVWNESCNVFLPISATNCYYSPSNESTYAGGGGASSCATTTTDQNGNVTCAAGYPKPSWQTGVGVPKDAVRDLPDVALAAAGGHDGFLLCYNGSCQWTTNSDGSLTLTQASVIGGTSAASPSFAGLMALVEQKNGTYQGQANYQLYKIAAQQTPSACNSSAETNPTQPTSCVFHDVTAGSNAISCPLRDPNCTVSIAGSTVFGDLSGYSATKGYDQASGLGSVDAAKLVGAWEKVKLLGSATNLALSKTTFPHGTSVTVTADVQALVGNGTPSGSIVLRSNEQPLLNPEVLTGGTYSGAINNLPGGTYRISAEYGGDATFTGSTSSPVTLTVSPEGSTATGTTYTASRFYILGKRPIVEASSAQLANSFYVQFQISGQSGKGVPTGTIALSMGSQSIGKFPLDSTGKIYVPCGPYTNCDYGLGTYSFVASYSGDSSFDPSTSSVPFTITKGSLEYGVALNNQTPPPGGEVVGTVFFNNDPAVLPTGLVTLTRDDTGAILATGTISKNGTAVIPFLAPAGTYNVLASWKGDANYLPGFLFSYEQIITTSSGTSATRTTLSASASTAAMGQETQFIVHVGATGKTTKLLSGTVTLYSAEGQLAGSMNLVGGQATGFVQWGHVAVEKVYAVYSGDANFSASSSSSFTITVTRATATLALKANAIKVVAGTESSLTAILSSGLSSTNVLAPTGTIQFYDSVNGAAEKAIGHAQALNTGNGGTTLATLAPVLPEGRNVITAKYSGDTNWNAVFSLSSAVIDVTAANATRK; this is encoded by the coding sequence ATGGGTAAGGGCATTTCACTCGCTGCAGTTCGTGGCCTCCTCGCCGTGATCGTGTCGTTTTCCTTGCCGGCGCTCGCCATCGGGCAAGTGACCCCGCAGATCACGCAGCGGGTTGATGCAAGCGTTCGAACACAGATCTCCGGCACGGTACACCCATTGGCTAATACGCAGAATGACCGTGGGCGGGTGGATGCATCTTTGGCCATGAAGGATATGGTTCTAACTCTTCACGCCAGCGCGACACAAAAAGCTCAGCTCAAACAGTTGGCGGATGATCTCCACAACGCCAGTTCGGCAAGTTATCACCACTGGCTGACGCCCGCACAGTTTGGCGCGCAATATGGTGCCGCCGATAGTGACGTAAAGGCTGCGAGTGACTGGCTGACCACCAATGGCTTCAAGATCGAGGAGGTCTCTGCGGCGAAGACCTGGATTCGTTTTTCCGGGGTGGCACAGCAGGTAGAGCAGGCCTTCGGGACAGAGATTCACAAGTACTCCGTAGAGGATGTTACTCACTACGCAAACGCCACAGCGCTATCTCTGCCCGCCGCGCTCGCACCGGCAGTCTCCGGGGTAGTCAGCATCAATAACTTCTTGAAGCATCCGCAGCATGTCACTCCAGGTACCGTCGCACGGAGTGAAGACGGCAAGCTGGTGCGGGTGAAAGGTAGTACTGCGGCACCCTCTACCGCTGGTGTCGACACAATGCTCGCGGCTGGCCCAGCCTTCACGTCGACCGGTTCGCAGGAAGAGAACTACCTTGCGCCGGGTGATTTTGCGAAGCTCTACAATACAACCTCACTGATCAACGCGGGAGTGAATGGCGAAGGTGTCTCGATCGCTATCGTCGGACGCTCCGATATCAGCCTGTCGGACGTCGAGGCTTTTCGCAAGCTCTTCAAACTTCCATTCAATGACCCAAAGATCACCTACGCGACAACTGATCCCGGTGTAATCTCGGGGGACGACGAAGAGGCAATTCTCGACGTGGAATGGTCCGGAGCCGTCGCTCCGAAGGCGAACATCAACTTCGTAATCGGTGCCAGCACACTTACAACCGACGGCGTCGATATCTCCGCCGCCTACATCGTTGACCACGCCCTCGCGCCCATCATGTCGATCAGCTTCGGCGAATGTGAGTCTGAGATAGGCGCAACGGAGATGGCCTTCTATCACGATCTCTGGCAGCAGGCGTCGGTTGAAGGAATCACGGTTCTAGTCTCATCGGGTGACGGTGGATCGAGTGGTTGTGTCATTCCAAGCGAATACCGTGCCAGTCCTTTTGGCCTGGGCGTAAACGGCCTTGCCTCGACGCCGTACAACGTGGCGGTGGGAGGAACGGAGCTCAACGACGTCGACACGAATACTTATTGGAATATCGCAAACGGTCCAAACCTGTCTTCGATCAAGGGCTATGTGCCTGAAACTGTTTGGAACGAGAGCTGCAACGTCTTTCTTCCAATCTCTGCGACAAATTGCTACTACAGTCCTAGCAATGAGAGCACCTATGCCGGAGGTGGCGGAGCTAGCTCCTGCGCTACAACGACCACAGACCAAAACGGCAACGTCACTTGCGCAGCCGGTTATCCAAAACCCTCATGGCAGACAGGAGTAGGTGTTCCAAAGGATGCCGTTCGCGATCTGCCGGATGTGGCGCTTGCGGCAGCAGGCGGGCATGATGGGTTTCTGCTCTGCTATAACGGCTCGTGTCAGTGGACTACAAACTCGGATGGAAGTTTGACTCTGACGCAGGCCTCTGTGATCGGCGGAACCTCAGCGGCTTCGCCTTCATTCGCTGGCCTCATGGCGTTAGTGGAACAGAAAAATGGCACCTACCAGGGCCAGGCAAACTATCAGCTCTACAAGATCGCCGCACAGCAGACTCCCTCCGCCTGCAATTCGAGCGCGGAGACAAATCCTACCCAGCCGACGTCCTGCGTCTTTCACGACGTGACCGCCGGTTCGAATGCGATCAGCTGCCCTCTTCGTGATCCCAACTGCACGGTTTCGATTGCAGGCAGTACCGTGTTTGGCGATCTGAGCGGATATTCGGCCACAAAAGGCTACGACCAGGCCAGCGGCCTTGGTTCCGTTGATGCCGCGAAACTCGTTGGCGCGTGGGAGAAGGTCAAACTCCTCGGTTCTGCGACGAACCTCGCGCTTTCGAAGACCACCTTTCCCCACGGAACGTCAGTCACGGTTACGGCAGATGTGCAAGCTCTAGTCGGTAATGGAACACCGAGCGGTTCGATCGTGCTGCGTAGCAACGAACAGCCTCTTCTCAATCCGGAGGTCTTGACCGGGGGCACCTACTCGGGCGCGATCAATAACCTTCCTGGTGGCACCTATCGCATTAGCGCAGAGTACGGTGGTGACGCCACCTTCACAGGCAGCACCTCCAGTCCCGTCACACTTACGGTTTCGCCTGAAGGCAGCACCGCGACCGGTACAACATATACCGCCTCCCGCTTCTATATTCTGGGGAAGCGGCCGATCGTCGAAGCGTCCTCGGCGCAGCTTGCAAACAGCTTCTACGTCCAGTTCCAGATCTCTGGGCAATCCGGCAAAGGCGTACCGACGGGAACGATTGCGCTGAGTATGGGCTCGCAATCAATCGGCAAGTTTCCGCTCGATTCTACCGGGAAGATCTATGTTCCGTGCGGCCCCTACACAAACTGTGATTACGGGCTAGGTACTTATAGTTTCGTCGCCTCCTACTCCGGAGACAGCAGCTTTGATCCGAGCACGTCGAGCGTGCCTTTCACCATCACGAAGGGATCGTTGGAATATGGCGTAGCGCTAAACAACCAGACGCCGCCTCCCGGTGGTGAAGTTGTGGGCACGGTCTTCTTCAACAACGATCCGGCTGTGTTGCCGACAGGGCTGGTGACGCTTACACGTGACGATACCGGCGCAATCCTCGCCACAGGCACCATCAGCAAGAACGGTACGGCTGTGATTCCATTCCTCGCCCCAGCGGGCACATATAACGTCCTCGCAAGCTGGAAGGGCGATGCAAACTATCTCCCTGGGTTTCTCTTCTCCTATGAGCAGATCATCACTACGTCATCCGGGACATCGGCAACCAGGACGACCCTATCGGCGAGTGCCAGCACGGCTGCGATGGGCCAGGAGACCCAATTCATAGTGCATGTTGGAGCGACTGGAAAGACCACCAAGCTTCTAAGTGGAACGGTCACTCTCTACTCAGCGGAAGGTCAACTGGCTGGCTCCATGAACCTCGTGGGCGGTCAGGCCACGGGATTCGTTCAGTGGGGTCATGTTGCGGTCGAGAAGGTCTACGCTGTCTACTCTGGAGATGCGAACTTCTCCGCCAGCAGCAGCTCTTCGTTCACCATCACAGTCACACGAGCGACGGCGACTCTTGCGCTCAAGGCAAATGCCATCAAAGTGGTTGCGGGAACCGAGAGCAGTCTCACCGCTATCCTGAGCAGCGGACTTTCTTCAACCAACGTGTTGGCCCCAACCGGAACCATCCAGTTCTATGATTCCGTCAACGGAGCAGCAGAAAAAGCAATTGGCCACGCTCAGGCACTGAACACTGGCAACGGGGGAACCACCCTGGCAACTCTTGCTCCGGTGCTACCTGAAGGGCGAAATGTGATTACGGCTAAATACAGTGGCGATACAAATTGGAACGCCGTATTCTCGCTATCTTCAGCCGTGATCGATGTGACGGCTGCGAACGCAACAAGAAAGTAA
- a CDS encoding LysR family transcriptional regulator yields the protein MKQSARKSNNRHVFFAYVDQVLAIAEERSFTRAATRCHVAQSSLSRQNRNVEVRLEEKLLEHLPRGFRLTNAGGIFQKEAQSTRTPSQCSFAGTFPQASEKTNAEDRLVDTLRSSSRAIANRDGM from the coding sequence ATGAAACAATCTGCTCGAAAAAGCAATAATCGGCACGTCTTTTTCGCTTACGTTGATCAGGTCCTGGCGATCGCCGAGGAGCGCAGCTTCACTCGGGCTGCAACGCGATGCCACGTCGCACAGTCATCGCTATCGAGACAGAACCGCAATGTAGAGGTTCGTCTAGAGGAGAAACTTCTGGAACATCTTCCACGCGGATTTCGTTTGACCAATGCCGGCGGTATCTTCCAGAAAGAGGCGCAAAGCACTCGAACACCGTCTCAGTGCAGCTTCGCTGGTACGTTTCCTCAGGCGTCAGAAAAAACAAACGCTGAAGATCGGCTTGTCGACACTCTGCGATCTTCCTCGCGTGCGATCGCTAATCGAGACGGCATGTAG
- a CDS encoding SDR family NAD(P)-dependent oxidoreductase yields the protein MQRLQDKIALVTGASKGIGAATAKQLAAAGASVVVNFHTSADSADQVVNKIIKSGGTAVAVKADVSNEDDIARLMFQIKEIYGRIDILVNNAGVYAFGPLEAITAASYHHEYDLNVLWLLLTTKTALHLFPADGGSIINIGSRVNSIAPANSVISSASKAAVNAIKMVLAKELGPREIRVNSLNPGIIMTEGLYLAVWQTFRCESTMNP from the coding sequence ATGCAAAGACTTCAAGACAAAATAGCACTTGTGACAGGCGCATCGAAGGGCATAGGCGCAGCGACCGCGAAGCAACTCGCTGCCGCTGGTGCATCTGTAGTGGTCAACTTTCACACCAGTGCCGATAGTGCTGACCAGGTTGTGAACAAAATCATCAAGTCGGGAGGAACCGCAGTTGCTGTCAAGGCCGACGTCTCTAACGAAGATGACATAGCGCGCCTTATGTTCCAAATCAAAGAGATCTACGGTCGTATCGATATTCTTGTCAATAATGCAGGGGTCTATGCCTTCGGACCGCTCGAAGCAATTACGGCTGCAAGCTACCATCATGAGTACGACCTGAACGTGTTATGGCTTCTCCTGACGACAAAGACAGCATTACACCTATTTCCTGCTGATGGAGGAAGCATCATCAACATCGGTTCAAGAGTCAACTCTATCGCCCCCGCCAACTCAGTCATCTCGTCAGCCAGCAAAGCAGCGGTCAATGCGATTAAGATGGTGCTTGCCAAGGAGCTTGGGCCTCGCGAGATACGTGTTAACTCACTCAATCCTGGCATCATCATGACCGAGGGTTTGTATCTGGCGGTCTGGCAGACATTCCGATGCGAAAGCACTATGAATCCATAA
- a CDS encoding winged helix-turn-helix transcriptional regulator, producing MDPHTKIGSHLLSSRLRRLERDGIIERRLYCDHPPLFEYFATNKGRELDEVLFAAANWNIKWDESAD from the coding sequence GTGGATCCCCATACAAAGATCGGATCTCATCTCCTGAGTTCGCGGCTTCGGCGCTTGGAACGTGATGGCATTATCGAGCGCAGACTCTATTGCGATCATCCCCCACTCTTTGAATATTTTGCCACGAACAAAGGAAGAGAACTCGACGAAGTTCTCTTTGCCGCAGCGAATTGGAATATCAAGTGGGACGAATCTGCAGACTAG
- a CDS encoding alpha-mannosidase, protein MTFLPRFAAGFSTAITLTLAAAFLAPACSSSAKAQSPEQLSRIIQSLSPESQTVIERLSNFDNLPAAEWRYHAGDVPHGEALDLDDTSWPVIKARSEAPNEAVWYRRVVEVPKTLNGYDLTDARIWFSFHANANGPMPQIIYFNGRRVALGDDIEPIFLFDHAKPGDKVLIAVKLLHTVDKKTFAGATLKIDFAPHRPNPEDLRIEFLTSSILIPTLSKNPTQDMATLQHAITTVDLSALNANDQSKFDASLTQATKELEQLKPMLQQVTFHLAGNSHIDAAWLWPWTETVDVVKRTFSTALQLMNEYPDYTYTQSAAQYNAWMADKYPQMNDEIKQRIKEGRWEVVGGMWVEPDLNMPDGESIVRSILIGKRWYQQHYGVDVRIGWNPDSFGYNWQLPQIYKRSGIDYFVTQKMAWNDANQLPFKLFWWESPDGSRVLTYFPHDYYNDNLNPLRLSADLAISRQRSPGMEDMMDLYGIGDHGGGPTRVILDEGQHWAQPDRVIPKMHFGLAQSFFTDAEQKVSTTSPEWNYESIAKGYTFPKLEEGKIVIPTWKDEMYLEYTRGVMTTQANHKRNMRESEEWALNSEKVASLAWLQGDPYPNNGFNEAWKKIVFNQFHDLAAGSGIGVIYKDAQEDYEQVRRATSEISTKALQTLSAEINTSVGGDVPILVFNSLAWQRDGLVMADVQLTAASANGVSVIDARDHVLPSTVLESNLKTNTYKLLIEARSVPSMGYEILHVIPGRKRFASDLKASGTTMENAALRVVIDPKTGCITSLFDKKSNFESLAKGACGNQLQTFTDTPKDFDAWNIDRGTLDRMTPIENVDSVKLIESDAVRAIVRVTRTWQSSKFLQDITLYANANTISVDNDIDWHETHILLKAAFPLAVTAPMATYEIPYGTIERPTTRNNSWEQAKFEVPAMRWADLGDTQHGFSLINESKYGYDGVNNLLRLSLLRSPTWPDPEADRGHHHFGYQLYPHAGTWQQALTERQGYEYNYKLWAVQVEAHTGTQLAEHSYLSVEPENVVLTAVKKAEDANGLIFRVVEWAGKQSNVTFTLPSGATTVTCTNLMEKPLGEPLPIKANEVTLPIRPYEILTIRADYPHPLEQAQTK, encoded by the coding sequence ATGACTTTTCTACCGCGTTTCGCGGCTGGGTTTAGCACAGCGATAACCCTCACCCTTGCCGCTGCCTTCCTCGCGCCTGCCTGCTCTTCGTCTGCTAAGGCCCAATCTCCAGAGCAGCTCTCAAGGATAATTCAGTCACTCTCACCTGAATCGCAAACGGTGATCGAACGTCTCTCGAACTTCGACAATCTTCCTGCCGCTGAGTGGCGCTATCACGCAGGCGACGTCCCTCACGGCGAAGCTCTTGACCTTGATGACACCAGCTGGCCTGTGATCAAAGCCCGCAGCGAGGCCCCCAATGAAGCCGTCTGGTATCGACGCGTCGTTGAAGTCCCCAAAACCCTCAACGGCTACGACCTCACCGACGCGCGCATCTGGTTCAGCTTCCATGCTAACGCCAACGGCCCCATGCCGCAGATCATTTACTTCAACGGCCGCCGCGTGGCGCTTGGCGATGATATCGAACCCATCTTCCTCTTCGATCATGCCAAACCCGGTGACAAAGTCCTCATCGCCGTCAAACTTCTTCACACCGTCGACAAAAAGACCTTTGCCGGCGCCACGCTCAAGATTGACTTCGCCCCCCACCGCCCCAATCCCGAAGATCTTCGCATCGAGTTTCTCACCTCTTCCATTCTCATTCCAACGCTCTCCAAAAATCCCACACAAGACATGGCAACTCTCCAACATGCCATCACCACAGTGGATCTCTCCGCGCTCAACGCCAATGACCAGTCGAAGTTCGACGCCTCGCTCACACAGGCGACCAAAGAACTTGAGCAGCTTAAGCCCATGCTGCAACAAGTCACTTTCCACCTTGCCGGCAACTCGCACATCGACGCCGCCTGGCTCTGGCCCTGGACCGAAACCGTTGACGTCGTCAAGCGCACCTTCAGCACCGCACTCCAACTCATGAACGAGTATCCCGACTACACCTACACCCAGTCCGCCGCACAATATAACGCCTGGATGGCCGACAAATACCCGCAGATGAACGACGAGATCAAACAGCGCATCAAGGAAGGCAGATGGGAGGTCGTCGGCGGCATGTGGGTGGAACCGGACCTCAACATGCCCGACGGAGAATCCATCGTACGCTCCATCCTCATCGGCAAACGCTGGTACCAGCAACACTACGGCGTCGATGTACGCATCGGCTGGAACCCCGACTCCTTCGGCTACAACTGGCAGCTTCCTCAGATCTATAAGCGTTCCGGCATCGATTACTTCGTTACCCAGAAGATGGCTTGGAACGACGCTAACCAGCTCCCCTTCAAACTCTTCTGGTGGGAGTCGCCCGACGGCAGCAGGGTCCTCACTTATTTCCCTCACGACTATTACAACGACAACCTCAATCCCCTTCGCCTCTCCGCCGATCTCGCCATCTCGCGCCAGCGCTCACCAGGAATGGAAGACATGATGGATCTCTATGGCATCGGCGACCACGGCGGCGGACCTACTCGCGTCATCCTCGATGAAGGCCAGCACTGGGCACAACCGGACAGGGTTATACCCAAAATGCACTTCGGCCTCGCCCAGTCTTTTTTCACCGACGCCGAACAAAAAGTCTCCACCACGTCACCCGAGTGGAACTACGAGTCCATCGCCAAAGGCTATACTTTTCCCAAACTAGAGGAAGGTAAAATCGTCATCCCCACCTGGAAGGATGAAATGTACTTGGAGTACACCCGCGGTGTCATGACCACCCAAGCTAACCACAAACGCAACATGCGCGAGAGCGAAGAGTGGGCCCTGAACTCTGAGAAAGTCGCCTCCCTCGCATGGCTGCAAGGTGACCCGTACCCTAATAATGGGTTCAATGAAGCCTGGAAAAAAATCGTGTTCAACCAGTTCCACGATCTCGCCGCCGGCTCAGGCATCGGCGTCATCTATAAAGACGCACAAGAAGACTACGAGCAGGTTCGCCGGGCCACCAGCGAAATTTCAACGAAGGCCCTGCAAACGCTCTCTGCGGAAATCAACACCAGCGTAGGCGGCGACGTTCCTATCCTCGTGTTCAATTCCCTTGCATGGCAGCGTGACGGTCTCGTAATGGCCGACGTCCAACTTACCGCAGCCAGCGCGAACGGCGTCTCAGTCATTGACGCGCGCGACCACGTCCTGCCATCAACCGTCCTCGAATCAAACTTGAAGACCAACACCTATAAGCTCCTCATCGAAGCCAGGTCCGTCCCCTCTATGGGCTATGAAATCCTCCACGTAATTCCCGGCAGAAAGCGCTTCGCCAGCGATCTCAAAGCCAGCGGCACCACCATGGAAAACGCCGCCCTGCGTGTTGTGATCGATCCTAAAACAGGTTGCATCACTAGCCTATTCGACAAGAAATCAAATTTCGAAAGCCTCGCCAAGGGCGCCTGCGGCAATCAACTACAAACCTTCACGGACACACCTAAGGATTTCGATGCCTGGAACATCGACCGGGGTACTCTCGATCGTATGACCCCCATTGAGAACGTCGATTCAGTCAAACTCATTGAGAGCGACGCGGTGCGCGCCATCGTGCGCGTCACCCGGACCTGGCAAAGCTCGAAATTCCTTCAGGACATAACCCTCTACGCTAATGCGAACACCATCAGCGTTGACAACGACATCGACTGGCACGAGACCCATATCCTCCTTAAGGCGGCTTTCCCGCTCGCCGTCACCGCACCGATGGCGACCTACGAGATTCCCTATGGCACCATCGAACGTCCCACAACCCGTAACAACTCCTGGGAGCAAGCCAAGTTCGAAGTCCCCGCGATGCGCTGGGCCGACCTTGGCGACACCCAACACGGCTTCAGCCTTATCAATGAATCAAAGTACGGCTACGATGGCGTAAACAACCTCCTCCGCCTCTCGCTGCTCCGCTCCCCAACATGGCCCGACCCCGAAGCCGATCGCGGCCATCATCACTTCGGCTATCAACTCTACCCGCACGCCGGCACTTGGCAGCAGGCGCTCACCGAACGTCAGGGCTACGAGTACAACTACAAGTTGTGGGCGGTCCAGGTCGAAGCCCACACTGGCACCCAGCTCGCCGAGCACTCCTACCTCTCCGTCGAACCGGAGAACGTCGTCCTTACCGCCGTGAAAAAAGCCGAAGACGCGAACGGCCTGATCTTCCGCGTCGTTGAGTGGGCCGGCAAGCAATCCAACGTCACCTTTACCCTGCCCTCGGGAGCTACAACCGTGACATGCACCAACCTTATGGAGAAGCCGCTCGGCGAACCCCTACCCATAAAAGCTAACGAGGTCACGCTTCCCATCCGCCCCTATGAGATACTCACCATCCGCGCCGACTATCCGCATCCGTTGGAGCAGGCACAAACAAAATAA
- a CDS encoding helix-turn-helix domain-containing protein, with product MRARFEKVGGEERVLYAFERSETSFPFYWHYHPEFELTLILEGSGQRLVGDSIEEYGPGDLVLLGPNLPHTYRSGLVGGPNRAFVLQFRLELLGNIFFSLPEMRSLRRFLDRATQGFAFSFANESKKALLHAQILTLPTRSTSAQILVLLEILDTLASTATAHALSRTHVLPPVKAEDQKRINTICHFLCEHYDQEIDYARLTKKLHMSQASICRFFHRATGRTMTEYVNNYRISVAAHLLKETDKSILEIAFEVGFGNYSHFNRQFQRRKGKTPRLFRATFGNTAVQLN from the coding sequence ATGCGCGCTCGCTTTGAAAAGGTCGGAGGTGAAGAGCGGGTTCTCTACGCTTTTGAGCGCTCGGAGACTTCGTTTCCCTTCTACTGGCACTATCATCCCGAATTTGAACTCACGCTCATCCTCGAAGGCTCAGGGCAACGTCTTGTTGGCGACTCGATCGAGGAATATGGCCCTGGAGATCTTGTCCTACTGGGACCGAATTTGCCGCACACCTATCGTTCAGGTCTAGTAGGAGGCCCGAATCGCGCGTTTGTTCTCCAGTTTCGCCTCGAGCTTTTGGGGAACATATTCTTCTCCCTGCCTGAGATGCGTTCTTTGCGACGCTTTCTGGATCGTGCCACGCAAGGGTTTGCCTTCTCTTTTGCTAATGAGAGCAAAAAAGCCTTGCTGCATGCGCAAATTCTTACTCTTCCGACACGATCTACTTCTGCTCAGATTCTAGTTTTGTTGGAGATACTGGACACACTCGCTAGCACGGCCACTGCCCATGCGCTCTCGCGCACGCACGTTTTGCCGCCGGTTAAGGCGGAAGACCAGAAGCGCATCAATACCATCTGCCACTTTCTGTGTGAGCACTACGATCAAGAGATCGACTACGCGCGGCTTACGAAGAAGCTGCATATGAGTCAGGCTTCCATCTGCCGCTTCTTTCACCGCGCGACGGGCCGCACCATGACCGAATACGTGAACAACTACCGTATCTCTGTCGCCGCACATCTGCTAAAGGAGACGGACAAATCGATCTTGGAGATTGCCTTCGAGGTCGGCTTCGGCAACTACTCACATTTCAACCGGCAGTTCCAACGCAGGAAAGGGAAGACTCCTCGACTCTTCCGTGCCACGTTTGGCAACACTGCCGTGCAGCTCAACTGA